A genomic segment from Aspergillus puulaauensis MK2 DNA, chromosome 1, nearly complete sequence encodes:
- a CDS encoding camp independent regulatory protein (COG:G,T;~EggNog:ENOG410PPE9;~InterPro:IPR018608;~PFAM:PF09729) yields MVNGTSTVLEPTFTGYVATTQDALILFEACLAGVLHHVPRRPHDRERSHLVRSGSVFIYEENSSGIKRWTDGVTWSPSRILGNFLVYRELEKPFPPGEKKRAMKKTTRRPIPTGRPGEPYPRQETNGGSYSPSPTAGGFGERSHQTDVERALVGSLVDSYGFKDMGLVKKTMSVTVSGITHHLVSYYSVDDVVRSNLLPPSTVESLKYIRPRAELTQKQSFRAPIDELEPVGIENSSDPNHSFFYRPQMMAPASYPMPTPHTDFYMHPNPYAPVTHPSQATPVPGFPLTGPGPNQQAYLPTPTAPAHIPQPQKQEDYAHLRAPASYGTGFDPLSHGAGALPSSIPASIPTLPGVINERARSQSDQSQSAYRNSSISSRSVATDATSPMDPSTPATYSRGSSFSLAGQLDGSTHSPLEHRGMSFDASIPRRESHPISAAQYYPGSERHQYYLNTPVPATHANYPVTTWATAASAQPQI; encoded by the coding sequence ATGGTCAATGGTACTTCGACCGTGTTGGAGCCGACCTTCACGGGGTACGTCGCGACAACTCAGGATGCTCTGATCCTCTTCGAAGCATGCTTGGCCGGGGTGCTGCATCATGTGCCGCGTCGACCGCACGATCGAGAGCGCAGCCATCTGGTACGCAGTGGGAGCGTGTTCATATACGAGGAGAATTCGTCGGGAATCAAGCGATGGACAGACGGCGTAACGTGGAGTCCCAGTCGTATCCTGGGTAATTTCCTGGTCTACcgcgagctggagaagccGTTCCCTCCaggcgagaagaagcgggcgatgaagaagacaaccCGGCGCCCTATTCCGACAGGAAGACCTGGGGAGCCATACCCGCGACAGGAAACCAACGGTGGCAGCTACTCTCCGTCACCAACGGCTGGTGGTTTCGGAGAGCGGTCTCATCAGACGGACGTCGAGAGAGCCCTGGTTGGTTCGTTGGTGGATTCCTACGGCTTCAAGGATATGGGGTTGGTAAAGAAGACAATGAGCGTAACCGTCTCTGGCATCACTCACCACCTTGTTTCGTACTATAGCGTGGACGACGTGGTACGATCGAATCTGCTGCCACCATCAACGGTCGAATCACTCAAGTATATTCGACCCCGAGCAGAGCTGACCCAGAAACAAAGCTTCCGAGCCCCAATTGACGAGCTCGAGCCCGTGGGAATCGAAAACTCGAGCGATCCAAATCATTCGTTCTTTTATCGTCCTCAGATGATGGCACCAGCGTCATACCCAATGCCAACTCCCCATACAGACTTCTATATGCATCCGAACCCTTACGCGCCGGTAACACATCCTTCACAGGCGACTCCAGTTCCCGGATTCCCTCTTACTGGTCCAGGCCCGAACCAGCAAGCTTACCTCCCTACACCAACAGCGCCAGCGCATATCCCTCAACCGCAAAAGCAAGAAGATTATGCCCATCTTCGCGCCCCTGCCTCGTATGGCACTGGTTTCGATCCGCTCAGTCACGGCGCAGGTGCACTGCCTTCCTCTATCCCAGCCAGCATTCCGACTCTTCCAGGAGTCATCAACGAACGGGCCCGGTCCCAATCGGACCAGAGTCAGTCGGCCTATCGAAAttcttcgatttcctcgCGAAGTGTTGCCACCGATGCAACCTCTCCAATGGACCCATCGACGCCGGCCACGTATTCACGGGGCTCAAGCTTTAGTCTAGCAGGTCAGCTAGACGGGTCTACTCACTCGCCCTTGGAACACCGTGGGATGAGCTTTGATGCCAGCATTCCCCGTCGAGAATCGCACCCCATTTCGGCGGCCCAGTATTATCCTGGAAGCGAGCGTCACCAATACTACTTGAACACTCCGGTGCCTGCCACCCACGCGAACTATCCCGTCACGACATGGGCAACCGCGGCTTCTGCTCAGCCGCAGATATGA